AAAATTTAAAGAGCTTAGTGATGCTAGTATTGCTGAAATTTATAATATAGATGAAATAGATACAAGAATTTTAAATGGAGATGGAGCATCATGGATAAAACAAAGTTTAGGAGAAGAAGGTGTGTATTTTCAACTAGATCCATTTCATAGAAGTCAGGCTATAATAAGAGCCATACAAGATAAAAAAGAAGCTCATAAATTAATAAAAATGTTAAATGAAGGAAAAGTAGAAGAAAGCTTTGAGTATATAACAAATCTAATGATTAAGTATAGTGACGATGAAAATAAATTTAAGAAATTAGAAAAGCTATACATGTATTTTTTTGATAACAAGATAGGATTAAAGCCATATAAGCTAAGGAAAGAAATTAAAATGCCGAAGGCGCCGGAAGGATTAGAATACAGAAATTTAGGCACAATGGAGCATAATATCTGTGATGTATTAGCTCAAAGAATGAAAGGAAGAAAAATGAGTTGGTCAATTAGAGGTGCTAATAATTTAGCTAAAATACT
The sequence above is drawn from the Haloimpatiens massiliensis genome and encodes:
- a CDS encoding UPF0236 family transposase-like protein, whose translation is KLNGKKEVEVLFQEMDGIWLSIQGKDRPKGKKSKKKELKLGVSYEGWKKRNGSKDAYVVENKIAWASFDSSKKFKELSDASIAEIYNIDEIDTRILNGDGASWIKQSLGEEGVYFQLDPFHRSQAIIRAIQDKKEAHKLIKMLNEGKVEESFEYITNLMIKYSDDENKFKKLEKLYMYFFDNKIGLKPYKLRKEIKMPKAPEGLEYRNLGTMEHNICDVLAQRMKGRKMSWSIRGANNLAKILAEKASKRIYNVVNEMCSSVISDDELEKITEMITLTAADVNKKVGKGKVYPIHQGKMPFTGCANTNGRKAIRALVENKGFNDLGFI